From Rhodohalobacter mucosus:
CACACTCTTTGCACTTTATATTGATGAAGAGGGGAACAGAGTGCAGCAGGAGGTTCCGGTTGTAGTTGCCTATCCGCCTCTCGACAGAATTGAAATTACCAATGCACCCGAACAGATCTACACAGGGGAGTCGCTCAGGCTTCATCACAAGGTTCTGGATGAAGCAGGGCTGACCCGTGATGATGTGGATGTCACATTCGCCGTGAATAACGGAAACCGTGCGGAAATATCTCAATTCGGCCATTTCAGGGCTCTACAGCCTGGTAATGTCACTGTAAGCGTCTCGGCAGAAGGTATTGAAACAACAAAAAGGATTACCATACGGCCCAATCCGGTACGAAGTGTTGAGATAGGGAATAATGTTCTTGAGGCAAGAACCGGGGACGTGTTGCACGTGAACGCTGTTGCGATGGATGGAAACGGCCGGCCGGTGGAGGATGCCAGAATCAGCTACTCCTTTCTTGCGGAGCCCGACGACCAGCTGGGTGAGGGAGCCACGGCACAAATCGATCAGAAAGGAAGGTTTGTGGCAAACAAACCCGGCTTCTATACACTGGTAGCCAAAAACGGAAATACGGTAGAACAACAGCAGGTCAGAATCAATCCGCGGAATGTGTCGCGCGATATCGAACTGGTGGGCCATGCGCTGGTGGCAAACGTCCATACCTCAGATCTATGGATATGGGAAGGCGTGGACGGCCGCGATTATGCCATTACGGGCACATGGGGAGGAAACGGGGAGGCCTATTTCTGGGAAGTTACAAACCCTGCCAATATCATCCCGACCGATACGGTTACCGTGGATGCCAGAACGGTGAATGATGTAAAAATCTCCGAAGACGGGCGGCTTGCGGTAATCACCCGCGAGGGCGCCTCAAACCGGAGAAACGGTATCGTTATTCTGGACGTGACCAATCCCCGTGACGTATCCGTTATTACGGAATATACCGATGAATTAACGGGCGGCGTTCACAACGCGTTTATTTATGAAGATCACGTTTACGCGGTAAACAACGGCACGCGGTATGATATTATCAACATCGAGGATCCCTCAAACCCATACCGGGTGAGCAGGTTTGAACTCGATACCCCGGGGCACTCCATTCACGATGTCTGGATTGAAAACGGCATGGCTTATTCCTCGAACTGGAGCGACGGGATTGTTGTCGCCGATGTGGGAAGCAACGCAAATGCTTTGTCGCCGGAAGGTGTGGAGCTGGGCCTTGGCTCTCCTTCAAATCCCGTGGAGCTTGCGCGGTACTCCTACCCGAGCGGATGGAACCACGCGGCGTTTCCTTTCAAGAGTCAGTCAACAGGCGATTTTTACGTGATAGCGGGTGATGAGGCATTTCCCAACGGACTCTATACGGAGGATCGTCCCACCATTCCTGCCGGATGGATCCATTTCATCAAATTTGATGACTGGGACAACCCCGAAGAGGTGGCAAGCTACCGTGTTCCGGAAGCGGGAACTCACAACTTCTGGGTGGAGGACGATATACTATATATTGCCTATTACAACGGAGGGCTCAGGGTGGTAGATATTTCCGGTGAACTGATGGGAGACCTGTATGCACAAGGCCGCGAAATAGCACACTATGTAACGACCCACCATGAGGGACATATTCCCAATGCGGCCATGGCCTGGGGTCCGCAGCCGTACAAAGGGCATATTTTTGTGTCGGACTGGAATTCAGGCCTGTGGGCGTTCAAGCTTACAGAAGAGCAAAATGAGGAAGTGAATTAAGCGATAGTTGAAAGATGGAAAAAGTCACTGAATTGCGCCCGGGCAGGAAACCCTTTTTAATTTGCGTTAAATGCAATGGACTGGTGCTAATGGCGGCATCTGTGCTTCTTATGTTTTCTGCTGAGGCATTCGGACAGTCCTATTCCTTTTACGTAGCTTCGGAATCGGAAGATCAGGTATCGCTGATCACATTTGATGCGAACGAGGCAAAGGCAGCTATAGATAAGGTGATTACCGTGGGTGAGTTTCCAACCGAAACGGAGGGCCCGCACGGGCTTGGAGTGGATCCGTCGGGTGATTACTGGTATGTGAGCATGGGGCACGGCATGCCCTACGGACATCTCTACAAATACGAAACAGGCACAGACCGGTTGATTACACGGACCGAACTGGGGATGTTCCCGGCTTCCCTGGATGTATCGGAACAAACCGGCTGGGTGTACGTTGTGAATTTCAACCTTCACGGCGATCATGTTCCAA
This genomic window contains:
- a CDS encoding LVIVD repeat-containing protein; this translates as MRKLIRSLFILIPGILAVPTLLWAQTATVTVTPAELRLDVGEKVQLTAQITDENGNPVDGEIRFFSRARRDMPVSRSGEATAMKPGSYTLFALYIDEEGNRVQQEVPVVVAYPPLDRIEITNAPEQIYTGESLRLHHKVLDEAGLTRDDVDVTFAVNNGNRAEISQFGHFRALQPGNVTVSVSAEGIETTKRITIRPNPVRSVEIGNNVLEARTGDVLHVNAVAMDGNGRPVEDARISYSFLAEPDDQLGEGATAQIDQKGRFVANKPGFYTLVAKNGNTVEQQQVRINPRNVSRDIELVGHALVANVHTSDLWIWEGVDGRDYAITGTWGGNGEAYFWEVTNPANIIPTDTVTVDARTVNDVKISEDGRLAVITREGASNRRNGIVILDVTNPRDVSVITEYTDELTGGVHNAFIYEDHVYAVNNGTRYDIINIEDPSNPYRVSRFELDTPGHSIHDVWIENGMAYSSNWSDGIVVADVGSNANALSPEGVELGLGSPSNPVELARYSYPSGWNHAAFPFKSQSTGDFYVIAGDEAFPNGLYTEDRPTIPAGWIHFIKFDDWDNPEEVASYRVPEAGTHNFWVEDDILYIAYYNGGLRVVDISGELMGDLYAQGREIAHYVTTHHEGHIPNAAMAWGPQPYKGHIFVSDWNSGLWAFKLTEEQNEEVN